The Theobroma cacao cultivar B97-61/B2 chromosome 1, Criollo_cocoa_genome_V2, whole genome shotgun sequence genome contains the following window.
ATAGTCtagtatatataaaaacaaagaaggaaGACAGAGTCTCCAGACTACAGGGGGATAGAAGAGTCAAGCCCAAGGTCCCTTCAAGGGAGCCTCCGAGAAATTGTTTTGTTGGAGTAGCTTTCGGGGCCCATTACAGGACAGAAAATGGAAATTGCTTAATGATTTTATCCACTCAAATTGCCCAGTTTCTTTTGGTTATCCGAAGAAtgatcttttatttttattttttataattgagagaGGAGTGATTTGAATTCTatatttaagataaaaaaattatatattaatcaatGAGTTAAATACTTGAGTGCTATGATCCATTAAATTTAAGATAtaatactttaattttttttaattatttaaaatatttttattattttattatgtttaattaaatttttatatttttattttaaatcaaataaatttttatgataaatgatcgataaattattatttatcattttacgTCCATGTGATGCTAACatgaaattaaagtaaaaaatataatataattatattatcatatcACATCAACATATTCTATTACTAATTGTTTGACATGCCAACATCAcgtgaaataaaattttttaaacttcatgtaatataaattaacaagtgataatttaattaattacaattaatcaatttttaattataaaaatctaattggttaaaaataaaaataaaataacttgattaaacgtaatataataataaaattttatttaaattttctcgAATAATTCAAGAATTCATTTAAGTATTAtgtcttaaattaaatatttggaTGAAGTCAAATTGtcaacttttaaaaaaatgtagaagtatgattaattaaaaattattttaacaaGTTGATTATAGACCCCAATATGTCAAAGtcatttgtttttatattgtttatgGTTATAGTTTCCAATTTTGAAGTCTTACCACTAGAATAGTACAAATTAGGGGGCCATTAGTTACCTTTACACGCATGAAATGTtacatgaatataaaaataataagaaatatgagtattatatatatatatcaatattaattatgaaaattgatataaaacaaaaataagctCTACAACTATTCCTTTAATTATAGCAATTAAGCTATCaaccttttattttgatgtCTAAGTTAAATTTGGACGAAAAATGCGAACACAAGTAATCGGAccaaatcaaatgaaaatttgatagCTTAATtgctaaaaataaaaaattaggggctaaaaagaaaatttagtcACAGTTTGACACAAGCTatcaatcattaaatttttcttgttggttttgtAGTTTTTAAATAAGTAGGGAGACAAGTTTGTTAATCATGCTTTCTACTTTCTTGCTCAGGCATACtggaaaatatttataattaaataattaatgattaatagCAATAGTAAAAATATCGTACAAAAGTCAATAACGTACTATCGCGTCAGAGTTGACACCTCCCGCGCTTATTGACTTTAATTATTAACACCCAAATGGACATATATCTAATATTTCTAATCTTTCCCCTCCTTCGCTTCAAGTGTAAAAGAAACTACGGTCCAATTTACCGGTAGTTATAGGTCTCAACTCGGTttgagatatatatatatatattatatactattattatttttttttatttactttaataattaaatgaacAAATAAGACAAACTCGGCAAAGAAAACCCATAGTCCAAACCGATCTCTAGACAACTCTATTTAAAGAGCCCACATGAAGAAAGTATTACCCTTTACATTGAAGCAGACAGGACGACATCAACCAATAGTCTAATATTGTTGgtattgctttttttttttcaattaacttTTTAACAATGAATTTGCTCAGCTGTTGTGGGCCTTGTGGGCTTGCAGTTGTACATTTTTTCTAATGCCATCTTtgagtttttatttaatttcctatttatttttatataaaagaatACTACAAGTGGTAATTAGGTTTAGACTGCTCGATGAGGGTTGCATTTTGTGGTCAAAGGTATATTATCTAATTGTATATTTAAACTATATATGCattgtattttttatataatatgtatatactgtaatatttaattttattatatgtgCCAAAGCATTGCAATTATTTGGTTGCATCATCGAGAACGTACCTCTGGCATCATGTTAGCAAATCATGCAGAGGATTGGCATTCAAATTTAGGACAAATTTCCTACGACCTTGTCAACTGTAGAAAAATCTATCAATTAATGCACTAAAAAGTTTTGAACTTAACAGATCAAAACGTTGAACATTCACCGTTTAAATGTACTATTTTCAAAGCATTCCAATTTGATAAATGAGAACTTGGATACTGAAAAACTTTATAATTGGCAACTCGTTTTAAGCAATTTAGAGAAAAAAGCGCCCGTCTAGATGAGGAATAGCTCCCTGATTGATAATTTTATGGTCAAGACATTCAACGTTTCGGAAACTAACCACAAACAAAACTATTGACCTGCTGGATGAGATTTGACTCGGCTGTCAAAACTAGGCAATCTGATCATACAAAGTCTCCAGTTAAGTTTGGTTTGATGATGTTATCCCATATGCTGAGTCAGCAGGCATTATGGTAAATCAACTAACCGTCACACAGATACCTCATCCACATGTGAGAATCACTACCAGTGCATCGTCCATCAGGTATTAAAGACGAGGCGTGTCCTGAAGCTagcaaattattttaaatagtaTTTCCCATTAGAAAAGGGAGACATCAGAGCTTTCTTGAGTCGGTTCCTGTATTTCTTTTATTCGCATGTAAACTCATAGAACAGAGTAAGGTTGTCTCAGCTTTCAACCATCAATAACAGAATTTATTCCGTTTTCAGAATGAGCTCGATTGATTGCCTCGTCAAAGAGTTCAGGTGGGATGGGGAAAAGATTGCAATGATTCCCTCGTCGttagaaaacaaaagattACGAACAAATGGTCCTCAGGTTctccaaataaaaataaggtCTCATATCAACAATCTGAAAACTTACAACTAAGGAGAACTTGGCTGCTTTCCTGTTTGCTTACTGCTATTGATTGAtcaagctaaaaccaaaaTTACACTGCTAAAATGTTCAAATTTGTTAACAATTCAAAATGCCTACTGAATAGATGTCAAATGCTGTTCTTATTGATCTTACTCTATCCTATCCTAACAATTTTAAGAAGGTAAGGTACAATACTCACCTTGATCTACGATTTCTCCTCATCGGACTGAGAGCATGGCTGCCCAGGGACAGAATCAACAAAAAATTCCTCCACTGAAACAAGATAGATCTATCAGTGTACGGTCAAAAACACAAGGCATACAGAGTTTATTTGAATGGCGGAAATATCAACAAGCTTAGTATTTCAAAATGTCACATTGATGCAATTTGCCCACTTAGTACTATAATTCACAAGCCCTACTCTGTGATTTTAATTACATGTGGATATAAAGTCAACCATAATGAATGGCATGGAAGGTCTggtaaaatcatttttgatgCCAATTATAAAGCATCCCATTTCTGTTAATAGATAGAACAGGTATCACCATGTTTTCTAACCTTCTACGCtactccttttttcttttctttttttgaaaataacatTCTAAGCTACTCAACATCCTCTAATGATTCTAATAGGCATCAAGGTAAATAGCATTATGCGACCTCATTACCTATATCCTCTTGCTCCGGAGAATCAAGCAAAATTTCTGAAtcagaaggaagaaaaggagaaCCAGAATAGTTCCCAAGGGCTCCTAAATCTGTAACAATTCCAACGGCCACATTTTATGAGAACAAGCTCCATAAAGAATAGcaataaaaaagaatgatCAAATAACAAATATGTAAGGTTCCTAGAATAAGGGTTTCCAAGGCCAACAACGAAGCAATGCATAAATTATTAAGAGCAAAAATTCGAAAGGCAAATACAAAAGCATGAGTCTTGAGATGTGTGTGTGAGAGATAGAGATGACAAACaacttcaataaaattttaactgaaTATCTTAGAGTGGTTCTCATAGCCACAACATACCTCCCAAGTTTGACAAGTCTGCTGTCAGATCTGTGAGGCTAAAATTCCACTGAATCTGATCAAGTGATCTAAGGGAATCTCTAGAATTCCCAGCTCCATTATCAGGTCCCAGCTGCAATCCTACTGAACTTGCAACATCAGTTGTGAAGGCTGAATCCAGTACTGAAGTGTCTACTCCCATCCCTGACATGTCTGACGCAGTGAAGGGGAAATTCCCACTGGACGCCACTGATGTAGGACTCACAGGCATCTCTGACATAGATGACATGGTAGTGGTTGGAGGAACTGCAGGTGTTACATTAGTGGCATTGTTTTCCATCACCATGCTACAATACGAAGAAAACCAGTTACCATTAGCTTAACTTCTCTGGAACAAAATACTTAAccagaaataaaaaattttgaaagccaaAAATAAGACATAAGAAGAGGAgtaaagctaaaaaaaatgtgACGAGTACTTAATGTCCAACCATTCTTTAAGAAGGGTGTTTGTACAAATTATTCATTTCGCTAACCTAAAACAGTTTAGGAATATGGTTTAATTGAACAGAGGTGGTGTACAATAGCATGATATAACCTTAACCCAATCATTGATGTGTTGCAAATGTGATCAAGCAGTTCCTGAacatttcaaccaaaaaaaGTGAAACAAAGCGACACATAATTACATTGCAAGTAATCAAATTGTTAATTAGGCAAGCTGTTTAGAAAGAAATATAGGATGTGCTCaggaaaataaagaagaaaggcACCTTCAAAATTACCGGTAAGTAAGTATCTGTAAGTCTAATAGacaattaataatatattaaaacgAAGATGGTTAAGTTCTCACTCGTTCCCTGAATTCATGCACATAGGTTGAAAATTGCTGGGTGCAGGGACTCCATTGACCACATGACAGCTAGATATGCCCATGGAGTCAAGATGAGGTTGCCCCGTAGCTGGAATTGGAGGCTGTTGCAGCACAGGGTATCCCATTGGTAAGTTGTTAACTGCACTGCAAAGAAGTGGAGTTGAACAACCATGATAGTGACATAAACATGCTAACCAAATAATAACAACTCCTACATCAACTTTTTACTTCAGAGATACTGATCCCAAAGGAAAGTTGTGATACAGTTACAATGCCACATCCCTCTCACTGATTCTCTTCTCCCAATTGAAAAAGGAACTGCAAACTTCCTATATGTAGTCAAACAAACAGAGACACCATATCATATGAAAAGTTACAAACCATTCCCTACAAGTGTTTGAAACCCAGGGATCCTTTTCCTTATGTTGAGAATTTGAAAAGAGGAATGTGATCATCTATTTTCCCAGAAATTTATCCTGTTCAAAAACTATTCTATGGCAATATTAATACTTATAAAATTTCTCAACAATATGTGGCTATTCCATGCTGATCTTGACTCTGCGATTAGGTGAGTATCATGATCACTTTATCATATAACTAAAATGATAGAGGCTTGCAtccattatttatttagtcAGAACTTACCGGGCATGGGATGGATCCCATTTTGTATTGGAGCCAAAGGAACTTTTGGAGGCACAGGGTATTTCATCAGATGATATTGATGCTCAAGAAAATGGTTAAATAAAAGGATTTGCTTCTTTAACTTCAGCCTTATGTAATAGGCCCGGAAAAAATCAGCATTCTCCTCTTCTAGCTTCTGCCATACTGAATAAACAACAGTAAAGAGAACACCAGAGTGAGGTTCCCAACTCTATCACAGTTGAACAACAAATATACTTGATAATTGGTCACTAAGATTTAACTAATTCAAAGATATCATTGCACTAAAATGAATTTTACTTTGCTTTAATGGTATGTTCTACTAAATCACGTGCATTTTTTATgcattttcttgaaaattccaAATAACATAAGCACATATGCAGACTAATAAAGAGATTCGAGGAAGCATACCTAAAGTTGTGAATCCAGGGTCTATCCTTGCTCGAGTCAGGAGAGTTTTGACAACCTCATCTCTATTCATGTATAGTTGTAAACATCGTTCAATTAAATTCTGGACCTGCACCAGCCAGTttacataaattataaatcaGTGTAAATAAAACTCTCTCTACCATCAAACATCCTGGTAAGaaaactgaaaaagaaaaaagaaaagaggataaacaaatgaaatataaaaaggGACCAGTTTCATACAAGTTCAATATCTTGGCGTGAAACTTTTCGGCCATCATTGCTTGAAGCAGACACAGAGCCAGAGTCTGCTAAGGGGGCATCTGTTGTTTGATTGTTCTGCTGTTCCGTTTTTGGTTCGTGTGAAGCTTGAGTTGAGGGTTTTATATCTTGTGTGCTCtgtaattgaatataatatatCTTCAAGTTAGCATCAAGGAAGAAGATCTGAGTGATAAGCAGATTAATGCACCAAACAAAAGGCTGTAAACAGTTCCTTACTCTCTAACTTTGGAGTAATGACCACTTGCAACTAAACGAAGTAACCACTTAGCTGACACCTAAGagcaattaattataaataaaattacttattaaaagagaaaaacaccTGTAAGTTCTTCATTCCAACTGAAAGCCAACTGCTTGCATCTCTTTGCTCAGCTCAGACACTCCCCAGCTAAGGCCACATAATTCACCAACATCAAAATGTTGGCAACTGGATCAGTGGCATGCAACCTGGGAAGAAATTTACAATCACAAGGCTGTGAGCCAAAAGTACAGTGAAGAGAACTTCTCCCTTTAAATATTAGTACAAATTAAGTTTCAAcagataaaaacaaaaactatgTTCAAGGTGAAACAAGAATATACCCCAAATGCCACTTTACTGATATTCGAATCCTgaccaaaacaaagaaatatacCATGTATAGCTATTCTAAATTTCTCCACATAATCTCTTCAAAATTAGACAATTTTACTCACTCTTACGCATGACTACGTTGCTCAAATCAATCATTAGGTTAAATAAGCATTAACTCCAACAAACTTACAAAAACATA
Protein-coding sequences here:
- the LOC18613992 gene encoding uncharacterized protein LOC18613992 encodes the protein MKNLQSTQDIKPSTQASHEPKTEQQNNQTTDAPLADSGSVSASSNDGRKVSRQDIELVQNLIERCLQLYMNRDEVVKTLLTRARIDPGFTTLVWQKLEEENADFFRAYYIRLKLKKQILLFNHFLEHQYHLMKYPVPPKVPLAPIQNGIHPMPVNNLPMGYPVLQQPPIPATGQPHLDSMGISSCHVVNGVPAPSNFQPMCMNSGNDMVMENNATNVTPAVPPTTTMSSMSEMPVSPTSVASSGNFPFTASDMSGMGVDTSVLDSAFTTDVASSVGLQLGPDNGAGNSRDSLRSLDQIQWNFSLTDLTADLSNLGDLGALGNYSGSPFLPSDSEILLDSPEQEDIVEEFFVDSVPGQPCSQSDEEKS